In Erigeron canadensis isolate Cc75 chromosome 6, C_canadensis_v1, whole genome shotgun sequence, the following are encoded in one genomic region:
- the LOC122602732 gene encoding probable sugar phosphate/phosphate translocator At3g11320 has protein sequence MSTIKSSPSSKLFTFGLVSAWYSSNIGVLLLNKYLLTNYGFKYPIFLTMCHMASCALLSYIAIAWMKLVPLQTIRSRVQLVKISALSLIFSASVVSGNISLRYLPVSFNQAIGATTPFFTAVFAYLMTLKKEAFLTYITLIPVVTGVIIASGGEPSFNLFGFIMCVGATAARALKTVVQGILLSSEGEKLNSMNLLLYMAPIAVVLLLPATIYMEENVVGITVALARQDFGIVWLLIFNSSLAYFVNLTNFLVTKHTSALTLQVLGNAKGAVAVVVSILIFRNPVSVTGMAGYTLTVIGVILYGEVKKRSVKRDNISL, from the exons ATGTCGACAATAAAAAGCTCACCGTCGAGCAAACTGTTCACGTTCGGGCTTGTATCTGCATGGTACTCATCAAACATTGGGGTATTATTGCTCAACAAATATTTACTAACCAATTATGGATTCAAATACCCAATTTTTCTTACAATGTGTCATATGGCTTCATGTGCATTGCTAAGCTACATTGCCATTGCATGGATGAAGTTGGTTCCGTTGCAAACCATCCGATCTCGTGTTCAATTGGTCAAGATATCCGCTTTGAGTCTAATCTTTAGTGCATCTGTAGTGAGTGGTAATATATCCCTTCGGTATTTGCCTGTGTCTTTTAATCAGGCGATTGGGGCTACAACGCCATTTTTCACAGCGGTGTTTGCTTATCTCATGACTTTGAAGAAGGAGGCGTTTCTTACGTATATTACCCTCATTCCTGTTGTTACCGGTGTTATCATCGCAAGTGGG GGTGAGCCAAGTTTTAATCTATTTGGATTTATAATGTGTGTCGGTGCTACCGCTGCCAGAGCACTTAAAACAGTGGTTCAAGGGATATTGCTTTCCTCTGAAGG TGAGAAGCTGAACTCCATGAATCTCCTTCTGTACATGGCTCCTATTGCTGTAGTACTTCTCCTTCCTGCAACAATATACATGGAAGAGAATGTCGTTGGCATAACAGTAGCACTTGCAAGACAAGATTTTGGGATTGTTTGGCTGTTaattttcaactcctcccttGCTTATTTTGTGAACCTGACCAACTTCTTGGTCACAAAACATACAAGTGCTCTTACACTTCAG GTTCTTGGAAATGCAAAGGGAGCAGTAGCAGTCGTGGTTTCGATATTAATCTTTAGGAATCCAGTTTCTGTAACTGGGATGGCTGGCTATACACTTACAGTTATTGGTGTCATTCTTTACGGTGAAGTTAAGAAGCGTAGTGTCAAACGAGACAACATTTCTTTATAA
- the LOC122602730 gene encoding LIM domain-containing protein WLIM2b-like, whose amino-acid sequence MSFTGTQQKCKACGKTVYPVELLSADGVDYHKSCFKCSHCKGTLKLSNYSSMEGVLYCKPHFEQLFKESGNFNKNFQSPAKTAEKLSPMLTKSPSKAAGMFSGTQDKCATCGKTAYPLEKVTVENQAYHKSCFKCSHGGCSLSPSNYAALEGILYCKHHFSQLFKEKGSYNHLIKSASIKRAAAATTAAAAAAAAASIPE is encoded by the exons ATGTCTTTTACTGGGACTCAACAAAAATGCAAGGCTTGTGGAAAGACAGTTTATCCAGTTGAGCTTTTGTCTGCTGATGGTGTGGATTATCACAAATCTTGCTTTAAGTGTAGCCATTGCAAAGGTACCCTTAAG CTGAGCAATTATTCATCTATGGAAGGTGTGCTCTACTGCAAGCCCCACTTTGAGCAGCTCTTCAAGGAAAGTGGCAACTTCAACAAAAACTTCCAATCAC CTGCAAAGACGGCTGAGAAGCTATCCCCAATGCTG ACAAAGTCACCTAGCAAAGCTGCTGGTATGTtctctgggactcaagataaatgTGCTACTTGTGGCAAAACAGCATATCCTCTGGAGAAG GTAACAGTGGAGAACCAAGCATACCACAAATCATGTTTCAAGTGCTCCCATGGAGGCTGCTCTTTATCTCCATCAAACTATGCCGCTTTGGAAGGAATTTTGTACTGCAAGCATCACTTCTCACAGCTATTCAAGGAAAAGGGCAGCTACAATCATCTGATCAAGTCTGCATCCATCAAACGCGCTGCTGCGGcaacaacagcagcagcagcagcagccgcTGCCGCTTCCATTCCTGAATGA